A region of Liolophura sinensis isolate JHLJ2023 chromosome 8, CUHK_Ljap_v2, whole genome shotgun sequence DNA encodes the following proteins:
- the LOC135472623 gene encoding LOW QUALITY PROTEIN: synaptotagmin-4-like (The sequence of the model RefSeq protein was modified relative to this genomic sequence to represent the inferred CDS: inserted 2 bases in 1 codon; deleted 5 bases in 5 codons), giving the protein MKPAEVDGLHPHAAVSTVTIVGICIGSVVFLVSLTAMRIQIATDARGARNAQNRLSSAIKKGLKESSNGNLKKGQKATIMKSKATSPIFPPSHDIXRAHERVVTRNMSTSGGDPSQYKSECYVENEKDGATPEKEECLREKGVDEKTPKLGNMSFSVEYDSQKTALLVTILRVCDLPPRDPNAGGCDPYIKLQLLPEKKHKCKTRVLRKTLNPVYDETFTFYGIPQNLLQNITLHFVILSFDRFSRDEIIGEVIYPLSGVQVDQKEVSLVKEIMPRYLKFHSQGRGELLVSLCYQPAANRLTVVVLKARNLPKMDITGLSDPYVKIYLLYNGQRIAKKKTHVKKRTLNPVFNESFLFDVPYNEGLMNISLEFLVLDWDRVTKNEVVGRLEVGARTPGATQHHWNEVINCPRKQIAEWHKLRE; this is encoded by the exons ATGAAGCCGGCAGAAGTAGACGGACTTCATCCACACGCTGCTG TTTCCACTGTGACGATTGTTGGTATCTGTATCGGGTCTGTAGTGTTCCTTGTCTCGTTGACGGCAATGCGCATTCAAATAGCTACAGACGCCAGG GGAGCGCGCAATGCGCAAAACAGACTGTCGTCTGCTATCAAG AAAGGCTTGAAAGAAAGCAGCAATGGTAACCTGAAGAAAGGTCAAAAGGCCACTATCATGAAATCCAAAGCCACCAGTCCGATCTTCCCACCATCCCACGATAT GAGGGCCCATGAGAGGGTCGTGACCCGAAATATGTCGACTTCCGGAGGCGACCCCAGTCAGTACAAATCGGAATGCTACGTGGAAAACGAAAAAGATGGTGCCACACCGGAGAAGGAAGAATGCCTCCGGGAAAAG GGTGTTGATGAGAAGACGCCAAAACTGGGCAACATGTCTTTCTCCGTGGAGTACGACTCC CAGAAGACGGCTCTGCTGGTCACCATTCTGCGCGTGTGTGATCTCCCGCCGAGAGACCCCAATGCCGGAGGATGTGACCCCTACATCAAGCTACAACTCCTTCCGGAGAAGAAACACAAGTGTAAAACCCGAGTGCTGAGGAAGACCCTGAACCCGGTGTACGACGAAACCTTCACGTTTTACGGCATTCCACAGAATCTGCTCCAAAATATCACCCTGCACTTCGTCATCCTCAGCTTCGACCGCTTCTCCAGAGATGAGATCATCGGGGAAGTCATCTACCCGCTGTCTGGAGTCCAGGTAGATCAGAAAGAGGTGTCCCTTGTC AAGGAAATCATGCCACGTTATCTTAAG TTCCATAGCCAGGGACGTGGCGAGCTCCTGGTGTCGCTGTGTTACCAGCCTGCCGCCAACCGCCTCACTGTCGTCGTACTGAAGGCAAGGAACCTGCCCAAGATGGACATTACTGGACTATCTG ATCCTTATGTGAAAATCTACCTACTCTACAACGGCCAGCGTATCGCCAAGAAGAAGACACACGTGAAGAAGCGCACCTTAAACCCAGTGTTCAACGAGTCCTTCCTGTTTGACGTGCCCTACAATGAAGGCCTGATGAACATAAGTCTGGAGTTCCTCGTGCTCGACTGGGACCGGGTCACTAAGAACGAGGTTGTAGGCCGCCTGGAAGTAGGAGCTAGAACGCCGGGAGCGACACAACATCATTGGAACGAGGTGATCAATTGTCCCAGAAAGCAGATTGCTGAGTGGCACAAGCTAAGAGAATGA